The genomic segment CGGGCGTCCGGCGTGTGCGCCGAGGAGAGGCACACCACCGGGATTTCGGCGGTCTGGGGGTTGGACTTGATTTGCTGGCACACTTCATAGCCGCTCATGATCGGCATCATCAGGTCCAACAGGACGAGGTCGGGTTTTTCCGTGCCGACCAGGTCCAGCGCACTGACCCCATCGTAGGCCTTGACCACGTCAAAGCCATTGCCGGCGAGTGTGCGTTCAATGAGCGCCACGACATCCGGTTCATCATCGACGACCAAAACTTTGTGATCCGCCACGTTATTTCCCCGTCCCTCTCTGGTTCCGCAGGAGCGCGGTAAACATACGATTTGCCTTGGACAACTCAACATTCGGGCGCGCCACGCGCACGGGGCGCACGGTTTCCGCCCGTTTGATGCGCGCCACTTCCAGCCGGGCGCCGTGATCGACGAAGCCGTCCTTCGTTTTCGATACGCGGACCACACGGATGTTCAATGGCTGCGAAAGCGGCACCTGGAAGTTTTCGTCCCGCATCAGCTGCGCCTTGAGGAGCGCGCCTTCCGGGAAGGATTGGAGCATTCGAATGCGCATGCCGCGCGGATTCAGATCGAGGACGACCCCTTCGATCGGTTCCTCCGGGGACTCTGGACGCCAGACGATGCAGGGGCGGCAGACTTCGGTGCGCCTGGCGCGGCGGCGTCCGCGCTGGAGGGAGCGGTTGTCGGAGGAGATCACCATCCCGCCATCGTCATCGCGGTCATTCCAGGGGAGTTTGGGCCGATTGGACTGCATACGACTCCATGGTGTTTATGGCTCGCCGTTTCAAGGGAGCGCGATCGGTGTGCAATGTAAACGCTGAAAACCGCGCGCCGCCGGCATGAGACTTGCCAACAGTTCGCAAAGTAAGAATACCGCAATTGTGCGCGGTTGTCCAGATCGGGGATCGGTTGTCGCGGGTTGCGTGGGGCCGCCTCAGTCACCCAGCCACTTGTACATGATCAGCGCGTCGACATAGCCGTGGCGCGGGTGGTGAAATCCCTTCGGCAGGCGCCCGACGATTTCCAGGCCTAGTTTCTGCCAGAGGCGGACCGCTTGATCGTTGGTGGAGACGACGAGGTTGTACTGCATGGCCTTGAACCCCAGCTGGACGGCGGTTTCCTGGGAGTGCATGCAGAGTGCGGAGGCGACGCCCCTGCCGCGCGCCGCGGGCGCGACCATGTAGCCGCAGTTGCAGACGTGGCCTCCCAGGCCCGGCGCGTTCGGCTTAATCGCGTACGTACCAAGGATTTCGCTGTTTTCCTCGAAGACGAAGACTTTCTGCGACTCGCCAAACCACTTCTGGCATCCCTCTTCGCGGGTCATGTCTTGCGGGTAGGGATACGACTCCCCCGCAGCGACGATTTCGTGGAAAAAGGGCCAGATGGCGTCGAATTCGTCGCGGTGGGCTTCGCGTATCGGCATGGACAATCTCGTCTATGTTGCAGTCTGAATGCTCAAGTGCCGGGCAATCGTCCACTACCGCTGGGCCGGCCGGATCCGATCTCAATCCGCATGCGCTTGAGAACGCAAATACGCCACCCGTGGCGTTTCCCCAGATTGCATGGCCCCCTTGCAGAAGTTCTGATCGAAGGTGTGCATCACGGCATTTCCACTGGCGGCCAGGTGCATGGCGTCTGCGAAATCCGCGCCCATCTCGTACCACGCGATAGCCCGCTCGAAACCCTCCGAATCCTCCAGCACAACATTGTCGAGTTGAGATAACAATTGGAAGAAGGGCAGTAGTTCATCCCGGCGCTTGCCGTAGCGCGAACGCAAGACCCATTCAGTCTCAAGAAGAACCGTGCGTGGAAGAAAGACGACATTGTCCCGCATCAAGGACTCGGCCATATCGGCCTGCGCCGGATCGTCGTCGGCAAGAAAGCGCACCAGCACGCACGTGTCAAAAGCAATCATGCTTCTTCCACGCAGTCCACGGGCGCGCACAACCGCTCATCCGACAACGCTTCGCCATGGTGCTTGAGTAAGCCGCGAAGCTCCTCAAGCCTGCGTCCTCCCACCGGGTGTTGCCGCGGTTGGATAAGGAGGCCCGATCCCGTTAGCCGTATACTCAGGTCCATGGCCCCCTGCCAGTGCAACGTTTCCCGCACGTCGGCAGGTATGAGCACTTGTCCCGATTCCGACATGTGCACGGTATTCGTCTCTTCCATCGCAATTGACCTTCACTGTTGAAGGGCAAGCATTCGCCCAGTCCAGTTGACTGCTTTCCATTATCCGCTTTCATGCGCAATCGGTCAAGACGCCGGCGCTAAAGCGAATAGCCAGGTTGAGTCGGCCGATGGCCCGCCGGCCTGCGGCGCGCCCAGGACGCCGTTGACGCCCACGGAGAATTCACGCCATTGTTCGCGCCGCGACTCCAGCAGGGGAATTCGAGTGCCCGTGGCCACGTGCGCTTATTGCTGCATACGTGAAACCAAGAGTTTCGAACCACGAATGCACACGAATTGACACGAATAAGGAGAATCCGTGTCATCGGTGTAATCCGTGGGTAAAAAATACTGACCGCGGAATTCACGGAGGTTCACGTCCTCCTTCATCCGACCGGGCAGTCAGTTCGCCGCGCCCGCCTCCTCCTTCGGCCCCAACACGAGCCAGAGGGGACGCCGATGTTCATTTTCGATCGTCTTCGCTTCGGCGGACACGACACCAATAGTGTTTTTGTAGTCCTTGCCAGCGTACTTCCACTTCAGCAGTATCGCCTTTGGAAGGGCGTTTGTATTCCGCAGTGATTCCGTAATGTCAATGAACTGCCACCTCCCTCCTTCCTGTAAGATTTCACGCCCAAGTACATCGATGGGCTCATCCTGGAGTAAGAGGTTCTCGCCCCCCTCGCCGTAGACTTTCGACAGTTCGTCGAATCGCGGCCATATCATGTCGAATACATCGTTCTGAACAGGCCACGCTTCCAGTGGATTGTTGAACTCACTCAGACGCCCACCGCTCACGTAAAATGCCAACACAACACGCTTGGCCCCGTCCGCAACGGTAGGTACGGGCGCGGGAAGAGCAAACAGGGGACTCCAGACGAAATTGATCGCTGTCTGTTCACCTTGAATTTCAATGTAGCGGAGTTGATCGTTACTGGCAGAGAGTTCCTCAAAAACCTGTGACCGGTCCACGTCCGATGTAAAATATCCGCGCGGGTCGATATGGCCCGTCGTCGATTCGGGCACGGGCGTGGTCGAGGTAACTCGGCGCTCCGGAAACGCTCGCCGGATCGCCGAAGCGAGTTCCTTCGTGACACTCAACCCCTGCGCGGTCATCTGGTCGAGGAGTGCCCAGTCCTGCAACTCGTCCTTAAGCTCGGCGGCCAACATAGCGCGGTAACGCCGCCCCGCGCCGTTGCCGAGCAGCTCGAACGAGATCTTGTAGCGTTCGTCCGCGCTCCAGCGGCCGCCGGTATTGCGAATGAGCACGGCCGTGTGGCTATTGGCGGGCGCGCCGGAGATGCGCACCGGATACTTCGCCAGGGACACGTAGTCGCTGACCACCAACGGCACCTCTCTCCGCGGGGGCAATGCCGAATGGCTTCGGGGCGACACCAGGTATTCCTGGAGAGCTTTACCGGAATCTGGACCCCAAAAGGACTCCTGGGCGCCTTGCCAAACATCGTCGCCATGTTGCCATTCGGACTCAAGCCGCACACCGAGCACTTGCTTCTCGGCGTCGCGGCTCACAGGCGACTCGAATTCGATCTGTACTTCTTCGGGGACAACATCGGGGGTGACAATCAACGTTTTTACTGGCGCCACACCCGCGAATATCGTGGCTTCTCTATACAGGGTCAAGCCAGACTGAGGGTCTTTACATTCGACCTTGTACACCCCGGGCTGCATGGGGCCAAAGCGTAGGATCCCGGAATCGTCTGCCCGGCGGTCAACCCGGCCGCCTCGTTCGTCGCCAAACATCTGACCGTAACACGTCACCTCGACCCCGCTCGCCAACGGCCCGTCCTCGCTGCCGCGCCGGAACTCCAGTTCCAGCGTGGCCAAGCGCGCTTCGCCCGCGTTCTGCTGCGACAATGCCACCAGCACCGCCTCGTTCGTCGCGCCGAATTGCCGGAGCATGAGCCCCATGAACGCCACCCCCGCGATCCCCGCCACCGCCAGCACAACCATGACCCCCGTTTGTATCCACTCGCGCATGATAATCTCCCTCATATGATCCCACCACAGCTTCCGCGCTATGGCATCGGGATCGCCGAATTGTTCCAGGACGCGGCGTCGCACCGATTCCTCATCGTCGTTGCCCCGCTCCAACTCCCGTTCCGCCGCGCACGCGAGGTGGTCCGCGATCTCGTCCAGAATGTCCTGCCGCAGCCCGCCCGGCTCGCGCGGATGGCGCGCGGGGAAGGCTTTGTCGGGGTCCTTGTTCCAGTTCATAGCCGCGTACCTGTCGCTGTGGACGGGGTGGACGGGGTGGACGGGGTGGACGGGGTGGACAGGGTGGACAGGGTGGACAGGGTGGACAGGGTGGACAGGGTGGACAGGGTGGACAAAAGAGCGCCGTGGGCGCTCATGAGTCCGCCGGCCAGCGGCGCGCCCAGGACACCGTTGACGCCCACGGAGAATTCACGCCATTGTTCGCGCCGCGACTCCAGCAGCATCTGGCCCTCGGGCGTGATGCGGTAGAACTTCCGGCGGCAACCCGGCCGGTGCAGCACCCAATACGACGCGAGCAGTCCCTCCCGCTCCATGCGGTGGAGCACGGGGTACAGCGCGCCTTCCAGCAGTTCGAATTGACCGCGAGACCGCTCGATCACCTGCTGTGAGACGTCGTAGCCCGTGGCATCGCCCGGGCTGATGGCGTGGAGAATCAACATCTCCGTCATGTCGCTTTCAAACGTATTTTTCATGGGGCGCGCACCTCGATGGGTTCGGAAAAAGCACGATACCTTGCAGTTCTTAGTACAGGCTACAGGATCGCGCGCGGCTTGTCAACCGGAAACATTCCAAGGGACTCCGCATGCCGTCGAGGCTTGACCGGCGTTCAAAGGAAGTTGGGCATTTCCGTCACGCCGCGCATCTGCTATTATTTATTGGGCTTTATACGCAACGTTATCAACACGAGGCGAGAATCAACATGTACAAAGTGATAGAAGTCATGCCGCAGGATGGATACAAACTCTTGTTGGCCTTTGATAATGGCGATAGCGGCACCGTCGATCTCGCACCCCTGGCGGGAAAGGGCGTTTTCGCCGCCTGGAACGATCCCGAGGTATTCCGCGCGGTCCAGATCGGCCCCTTGGGCGAACTCGCGTGGGCCGATGAGATCGACTTATGTCCCGATGCGCTCTATCTGGAAGCCACTGGGAAGCGTCCGGAAGATGTCTTTCCCGCAGCCCAATTTCATGCGGACCTACGTATTGGGATGCCGGTAGCCCGTCAGATGCTGGTCTAAAGACCAAATGTAAACAGGCCTGCGAGGATGACGGCGGCACATTCGTTCAAAGTCCTGGATGATCGAGAGATCGGCGAAAGCAACGCCCTGCATCGCAAAGTCGGGAAAATTCGCCAACCAGTCGCCCATGGCCGCATACGAATCGTAACTGATGGGGTTGAAGGGCGATTCGCCGGAAATTGCGAGGCCGACCTGCTTCACAAAACGCTCCGCGCACGTTCTCCGCTGTCGCCCGTCGCTGCTCTGTGCGATATGATTGCCCGTTTCAACTATCGTCGCGACGGGCAAGAATAGTTTTTCGCTGGCCTCGATCTTCCCCTTGAGTGCGGCGACAATCTCCCCGTGGCGCGAGCATTTTCCTGGAACTTTCAGGATTTCCACAAATATCGAGGTGTCTATCAGGCATATGCTCAATCAACCCCCTCCCAGGGCCTCCACCCATTCGAGTGCTTTTTCCTTGCGCTCCTTCGCCGTCGTAGGATCTTTAACAAAACTCTCCAGGATCCGGTCTGTCATGAGCCGGCCGATCGGCCCCCTTGCCACGAGCTCGGGAAATCGCTGGAGATCGTGGAGCTTCTTGATGCTGCTGAATCCCGTCTCCGGGTCGCGATAACAGAAAAGCACGTCTCCCAGCGCATCGTCCGGAAGGGCATCGAGCAGAGCAGGATTGTGCGTCGTCAACAGCACCTTCAGCCCCCTCTTCTGGGACACGCCTCGAATCTGATCGATCAACATTGACGCGCGGCTGGGATGCACGCCGTTATCGAGTTCCTCGATGACCACCAAGGAGCCCCGTTCCGCGGTCAGCAACGTCGCCGCCACCGCCAACACGCGGAGTGTCCCGTCGGAGAGCGATGCCGCATCGTGCGCGAGTTCCTTACCCCCGAAAGTCTCCACGAGCTTCACCATAACGTCGTTTCGTTCAGTCTTGATGAAGTCGATGCGGGCAATGTCCTGCTCGGGCAGGGAGCGGACGAATCCCAGTAGATCTTCTTTTTCCTGAGCCGTGTCGATGTTGCAGATCTGGAAAAGAACTGCGGAAAGATTCCTGGCATCCTCCTCCATCACGTTCGCCGAGATTTCGGCATAACCCCGCATACGGGCAGGGTTTGGATCGAGAAAGACAATCTTTTGAAGCGCCTCACGCAAATCGTTGGTCACTTCGGGGATCAATTCCCGCGATTTCTTGTCCGAATACCCAAAGCGGGCCGGCGTTTGAAGCTGATAAAATATAGCCTGCTTGTCCGTGCACGGAATGCGTGGTTTGTTGCCGCCGGTCTTGAAATTATTGTAGGCAACAGACACTTCATCCGTGTAGTCATTTGCCGTTTGCTTCAACTCATACAACGGCAGATTCGCATCGACGTTGTACAATCGCTCCGATACAAGCGTCAAATGCTGGCTGACAATGCCTATTCCCAGTGACAGAAGGGTCCAATTGTTGTTCCGATCATAGATTATGCATTCCAAAGCCATTTTCGCGGTTCCATGACGAAAAATGCCTTCGGCTTTGCCGCGAAACACGGAACCCGCCCCATTGATATCACGCTCAATATCATCCAATCGGCTTCCCTTGGCGAGGGACGAGAGAAGGCGAATCGCTTCGAGAGCATTGCTCTTACCCGAAGCGTTCGCGCCGATAAATAGCGTCAACGGCGAAAAGGACAGGGTGGCACTGCCGTAGCTCTTGAAGTCCTCCAGTCTGATTTCGCTGATCACAATCAACTCCCGAAGTTGCCGAAATGAACTCTGATTTACTCCAAATTATAGCACCATTGGGATTGCATGCGTTCATTCTAATGCCTACCCCACCTTCAGCGTAAACCACCGCAGCACGGACACGCAGTCTTCGTAGCACCAGAACGCGCCGTAGACCACGCGATCGTCCAGCTTCACCAGGCAGGGGGCGCCGAAGCGGAGTACGGCGAAGTTGTCGGCCATGTTGCCCGTGTTTGCGGTGAGTCCGGCGGCGCGCTGTCCCCAGATAGGCGTTGCCGTCTCGTTGACCCATTCGTCGCCGTCGAAGCGGCTGAGGTTGGCCCAGAGGCCGGGTTCGTCGGTGCGGCGGTAGACGCTGAGGACGCGGCCGTCGTCGAGGGCGATGGGGGTCATGGTCTGGCCCTGGAGGCCGGTGGATAGGGGCGGGGTCCAGGTGGCGCCGCCGTCGCTGCTGAGGGCGTACTGGTTGGGTCGGTCCGCCTTCGCGATGTCGTCGTATACCCAGGCATTGGCGAGGAGGCGACCGTCGGGCAGCGCGATGATCTTGGATTCCCAGAAGAAGGTACGGTTGCCGTCCTCGCGCATCACGTCCATGTAGCTGGACCAGGTCTGGCCCTCGTCTTCCGAGACCCAGCCCACGAGGCGCAGGCCGTTGGGGCAATTCCCGGCCCAATCAAACCACGTCGAGGTGCTCCACACCCAGCGGCCATCTGGCAGGACGTTGATGGGCGCGCACAGCTCAAATTCCGGCCCCTCCAGCGGCGGCGTCTGGCGCACGGGCGCGCTCCAGGTCTTGCCGTAGTCCGCCGAGCGCAGCAGCAGCACCTCGCCCGGCGCGAAACCCATGGTCTCCGGATTGGCCAAGCCATCATTGGGCAGGTGGCGCCGATCCTGGCGCACCATCATGGCCACGACCTTGCCGCCGCCCAGGGCGGTGATACGCGAGAAGTCCGACATCAGCGGGTGCGGCGGCCCGGGGTAGATGGGGCCTTCGTGGGTCCACGTTGCGCCGCGATCCGTGGAGCGGAAGACGTGCGTGCGGCAGTTGTGCGCCTCGAAGGCCTCGCCGAGCACCCCCGTGCAGAGGAGATCGCCGTTGTCCAGGGCGGCGAGGGACGGGAAATAAGCGTGGGCACTGCGGACGTGGGGCCGGGGGTTGCGGTAGATTAGGCTGGTGTCTTGCAGGGTGATGGACGGCATGGCGAGGCTCCGTGGCAGTTGACAGTTGGCTTTAGGCTTTAGGCTTTAGGCTGTAGGCTGTAGTGGACGTGGTGGACGCAGTGGACAGAGTGGACAGAGTGGACAGAGTGGACAGAGTGGACAAAGTGGACAGAGTGGACAAAGTGGACATAGTAGACATAGTAGACATAGTGTACATAGTGTACATAGTGTACATAGTGTACATAGTGGACGGTTTCCACCTCGTGCAACCTGTCCACTTCGTCCACAAAAGGCACACGCCCGGCTTGCTGCCGGGCGTGGGGGTAGTTTGTTCCAGGGCCTCTGCCGCCTACTCGGCGTCTTCTTCTCCGCTGAGCGTCAAGCCCATGATGTTGTAGCCGCAGTCGACGTGGTGGGTCTCGCCGGTGACGCCGGAGGCCATGTCCGAGAGCAGGTACACCGTGCTCTTGGCGACGTCTTCCTGGGTCGTGTTGCGGCGAAGCGGTGCGGTGTCGGCATTGGCCTTGAGCATCTTGCGCATGCCGGCGATGGCGCTGGCGGAAAGCGTGCGGATAGGGCCGGCGCTGACCACGTTGACCCGGATGCCCTGGGGTCCCAGGTCGTGGGCGAGGTAGCGGCAGCTTGCTTCCAGGGCGGCCTTGGCGACGCCCATGACGTTGTAGTTCGGGAGCACTTTTTCCGCGCCGTAGTAGGTCATGCCGACGATGCTGCCGCCGTTGGGCATGAGCGGGGCGGCTTCGCGGGCGAGGGCGAC from the Candidatus Hydrogenedentota bacterium genome contains:
- a CDS encoding response regulator, coding for MADHKVLVVDDEPDVVALIERTLAGNGFDVVKAYDGVSALDLVGTEKPDLVLLDLMMPIMSGYEVCQQIKSNPQTAEIPVVCLSSAHTPDARAHSLKAGAVELITKPFFPNELVAQIRRHLPGQPAESAGA
- a CDS encoding GNAT family N-acetyltransferase produces the protein MPIREAHRDEFDAIWPFFHEIVAAGESYPYPQDMTREEGCQKWFGESQKVFVFEENSEILGTYAIKPNAPGLGGHVCNCGYMVAPAARGRGVASALCMHSQETAVQLGFKAMQYNLVVSTNDQAVRLWQKLGLEIVGRLPKGFHHPRHGYVDALIMYKWLGD
- a CDS encoding type II toxin-antitoxin system VapC family toxin gives rise to the protein MIAFDTCVLVRFLADDDPAQADMAESLMRDNVVFLPRTVLLETEWVLRSRYGKRRDELLPFFQLLSQLDNVVLEDSEGFERAIAWYEMGADFADAMHLAASGNAVMHTFDQNFCKGAMQSGETPRVAYLRSQAHAD
- a CDS encoding helix-turn-helix transcriptional regulator encodes the protein MKNTFESDMTEMLILHAISPGDATGYDVSQQVIERSRGQFELLEGALYPVLHRMEREGLLASYWVLHRPGCRRKFYRITPEGQMLLESRREQWREFSVGVNGVLGAPLAGGLMSAHGALLSTLSTLSTLSTLSTLSTLSTPSTPSTPSTPSTATGTRL
- a CDS encoding DUF2442 domain-containing protein encodes the protein MYKVIEVMPQDGYKLLLAFDNGDSGTVDLAPLAGKGVFAAWNDPEVFRAVQIGPLGELAWADEIDLCPDALYLEATGKRPEDVFPAAQFHADLRIGMPVARQMLV
- a CDS encoding AAA family ATPase; the encoded protein is MISEIRLEDFKSYGSATLSFSPLTLFIGANASGKSNALEAIRLLSSLAKGSRLDDIERDINGAGSVFRGKAEGIFRHGTAKMALECIIYDRNNNWTLLSLGIGIVSQHLTLVSERLYNVDANLPLYELKQTANDYTDEVSVAYNNFKTGGNKPRIPCTDKQAIFYQLQTPARFGYSDKKSRELIPEVTNDLREALQKIVFLDPNPARMRGYAEISANVMEEDARNLSAVLFQICNIDTAQEKEDLLGFVRSLPEQDIARIDFIKTERNDVMVKLVETFGGKELAHDAASLSDGTLRVLAVAATLLTAERGSLVVIEELDNGVHPSRASMLIDQIRGVSQKRGLKVLLTTHNPALLDALPDDALGDVLFCYRDPETGFSSIKKLHDLQRFPELVARGPIGRLMTDRILESFVKDPTTAKERKEKALEWVEALGGG
- a CDS encoding exo-alpha-sialidase, encoding MPSITLQDTSLIYRNPRPHVRSAHAYFPSLAALDNGDLLCTGVLGEAFEAHNCRTHVFRSTDRGATWTHEGPIYPGPPHPLMSDFSRITALGGGKVVAMMVRQDRRHLPNDGLANPETMGFAPGEVLLLRSADYGKTWSAPVRQTPPLEGPEFELCAPINVLPDGRWVWSTSTWFDWAGNCPNGLRLVGWVSEDEGQTWSSYMDVMREDGNRTFFWESKIIALPDGRLLANAWVYDDIAKADRPNQYALSSDGGATWTPPLSTGLQGQTMTPIALDDGRVLSVYRRTDEPGLWANLSRFDGDEWVNETATPIWGQRAAGLTANTGNMADNFAVLRFGAPCLVKLDDRVVYGAFWCYEDCVSVLRWFTLKVG
- a CDS encoding enoyl-ACP reductase, coding for MAEGLLAGKRGLVFGVANDKSIAWACAQECAAHGAELVFNYLGPLEKRVRALAETIPGADVLECDVTKDEEIASFFAQIKEKWGAIDFLIHSVAFAERDDLKNPFVQTPRKNFALALDVSAYSLVALAREAAPLMPNGGSIVGMTYYGAEKVLPNYNVMGVAKAALEASCRYLAHDLGPQGIRVNVVSAGPIRTLSASAIAGMRKMLKANADTAPLRRNTTQEDVAKSTVYLLSDMASGVTGETHHVDCGYNIMGLTLSGEEDAE